From Paenibacillus graminis:
CAGGAATGTCGAGACGAACTTGCGGCCTTGAAAGTCAGGACGGCTGATGGTGAATGCCAGCATGGAGGCGCTGAGCAATCCGAGCAGGGTTCCGGCTACGGTCCGTAAAGCGGATATCTTGAACCCTGTGATCAATCCCGAGAAGGTGAAAATTTTCAAATAATTGTCCCAGGTAAATTCCCGGGGATAAATCGTGATGCCGCCGCGTACACTGTCCACTGAATCATTCAGCGAGATCGCAAGCACATTTAGAAAAGGGTATATCGTGACTACAATCACGATTAATACCACGAGATACACGATGAAGTCAAAAACCCGGTCTGCCCAGGACTTTCCTGTAAGAGCTGTATTTCCCACAATAATATTCTCCTTTCACGAAAAGGCAATTTGCTGCCACGATTGGTTAAAGGGACCTTGTATTACAGAAGGCTCTCTTTGGTTGTGCGTTTGAAGATTCCATTAATCGTAAACAGCAGAATTACACTGATCACAGAGTTGAATATATTGATCGCAGTACCGTAGGAATATCTCGCCATGCCCAGCCCGTATTTCAGAGAGTACAGATCGAGCACTTGCGAATAATCGGTAACGAGGTTGTTCTGAAGTAAGAATTGCTTTTCAAAGCCGATATTAAGCAAGTTCCCAATCGACATGATCAGCAGAACGATAATGGTGGGGCGGATACCCGGCAGTGTGATATGCCATACCTGGCGGAGCCTGCTGGCACCGTCCACCCGGGCTGCTTCGTAGAGTTCAGGCCCAATCCCTGCAATAGCCGCAAGATAAATGATCGCGTTCCAACCGGTTTCTTTCCACACATCCGATAACGTAACGATTCCCCAGAAGAGATGGCCCTGGGCCATGAATTGGATAGGTGTGTCTATCAACCCTATTCCTAACAAGATATCGTTTACAAGACCATTTTCGCCAGACAGCATTTTGGTTACAATCCCGGCCGCAACCACCCAGGATACAAAGTGGGGCAAATACGAGACGGTCTGAGCAAACCGTTTGAAAATGCCGAGGCGGACCTCATTAAGCAAAATTGCAAACGTTATCGGAAAAATAAAGCCTGCGACCAGGCCCATTCCGCTCATCGCCAGCGTATTGCGCAGTGCCAGAAGGAATTGCGAATCGCTGAACAGCGTCTTAAAGTGATCGAAGCCCACCCATTCTTGTTCAAAAAAGCCGCGTGCGGGCTTGTACTTCTGGAACGCCATCGTCCAGCCCCATAACGGCAGATAGCTGAAGACGAATGCCCAGATTACAAAGGGGATCGACATCATCCATAAATACTTTTGATTCTTAAAGTTTCTCCAAAACCGTCCTCCTGAAGCAGGCTTTTTGTTGCGCATTCGGGTATCCGGCGGGATTGGAGCAGTTACTGTGTCCGCTTTCATAAAGCCCCCTCCTCTCTATGTCTATATTCTAAAACGCTGTAAGCGATTGCAGTACCCTATAAATTTGATCTAAAATCAGATGAAAATTAGAGATTTGAGAGCGCCCCCCCGTAAACCCTACGGCAACTCTTTAAGTGGAAAAAGGGACACTAATTCAGCTCATTTCGCCATTGGACAAGAAAAGTGGCCCAATTAAGTTCACTTTTTCCACTTAAAGCTCAGGATTTTTTAATTTCCGGAAAAATAAGTTCCCTTATTCCAACTAGCACCTGCGTAGAAGTCGGTAAACAAGTGTTAGTTGAAATTAGGATATCTAGACCGACGAATCCCTCTGAACTCGGCCTTCAACACTCCAACAACAAAACATAGAAATCTCTCAAAAAAAGCAGCCCGGCTGAAATAGCCGGACCGCTCTTTTCAGTGCAAATGCACTCAGTTATTTTTGCGGAAAGAACTTGGGGAGGTCCCGACATATTTACGGAACTTGGCGTTGAAATAATCAGAGTTCATGTAGCCAACCTTCTCGGCCACTTCATATACCTTCATCCCCTGCGCCAAAAACTCTTTGGCTTTCTCAATCCGCACCTTATCCAAATATGTGTTGAAATACTCGCCAGTGGTATTCTTAAACATCTTGCCCAGATAGGCACTGTTATAACTGAACAGCTCGGAAAGCGTCTCCAGCTTCAGGTTCTCGTTATACCTGCGCTGGATCAACTCCGTAATTTTCTTGATCTCGTTCCCCTTGACGCCGCTGGTCATCTGCCCGGCGATCTCAGCCAGAAAGGCAACGGATTGCTCCTGAAGGTCCTCTAGATAGCGGCTCTGGTATAGCTCTCCAATCGGCGGAAAGCGCTTGGCAGTATTATTGCGGATCTCTGGATATACCGGCTCCAGCCTGGCTAACACCGTGCTGAGAATCCGCACGAAGGTGTCTTTGATCTGCTGCTCTCCTCCGCCGGCGGCGATCAGTTCAGCGTTGATCGCCTGTACCAGCGGCTCAATGGCTGTGCGGCTCCCGGTCTCGACGGCCAGCAGCAGGCGGCTCTCCGCATCCGTCACCTGCTCTGGGTCCGCTTCCCCGGAACCAGTGAACAACAGGCCTGATGAATCTGCGGTGATCATCACCCCTTTGCGGTAAAAGAAGGCCCGCCGCAATAAGTCACGCGCCGCATTGAACGATTCCGCTGCCTCTTCGGGCCGGGGAACCGCCCCTCCCGCAGCAGCGGCGAAGTTGAACCCGCATGGGCAGATCAGCCCGGCGAGCTCTTCCATCAGGTGCTCCCGGCACATCCCATCCTGCAGCGGCTCCTTCAGCAGCAGGCCGATATACGGCGGCAGCACAAAAAGCAGCCGGTCTTCGCTGCCGGCGAAATGCTGCTCCACAGCAGCAATGGCCTTCCGCTCTTCGTCTTCGGTGGCATGGGCAGGCGCAAGCAGCTCTATCAGAACCACCTCCACACGGCCGGGTGCCAAACCAAGCGCAGCAGCCTGCTTGCCCGGATCATCCTCTCCGGACTCTTCTGCCGGCGGCTGCAGCAATGCACGCAGCAGACTCTCCCGGTTGCGGGTCGGCTCCTCTTCGTTCCAGCGGCTGAAGCGGTCTTCCCTGTCAATGGTTTCCCGCAGCTCTTCCAGAAGGGAAATCATCTCCTCCTCATCCACCGGTTTTAGCAAATACCCGTCAATCCGGTAGCCAATCGCCCGCTTCGCATAATCAAAATCGGCATGTCCGCTCAAGATCAGCACATGGCTTGTCGAGCCTTCGTTCCGAAGCTCACCGATCAGCTCCAGCCCGTCCATTCCGGGCATGCGGATATCCACCACAATCAGCTCGGGATAATGAATATGGTATTTTTCAAGTGCCTGCAGGCCATTGGCCGCCGTGGCCACTACCGTAAATCCCAGCTGTTCCCAAGGAATCAAAGCTCTCAGTCCTTCACGCAGCTTGGGCTCATCATCCACAATCAGCACTTTAATCATCATTTTGATACCTCCATTGGGATGCGGAAGGAGATCCTGGTTCCTTCGTTCGGATGGCTCTCGATCGTCAGTCCATACTTCTCGCCATAGGACAGTTTTAAGCGGTCATGCACATTGCGCAGACCAATCCTCGCCCCTTCCTGCTCCTCCTGAGTCTCCAGCGTAATACGTATCTGCTCCAGCCTGTCCTGGGTTATTCCCGCTCCGTTATCCGTAATCGTAAATAGGGCATGGTCCTGCTCATACCGTATCACTACTGTCACTACCGCCCCTTCCAGGGTGTTGTCCAATCCATGTATCACCGCATTCTCCACAAGAGGCTGAATGATCAGCGGCGGCATGGAGAGAGACTCTACGGCGGGATCGACGATAAAATGATATTTTAACCGCTCTTCATAGCGGAATTGCTGGATCTCCAGATAACAGCGGACCATATCCAGTTCCTGCTTCAGTGTAACCTTGCTGCGCCCGACCTCAAGGCTGCTTCGCATCATCTGGCCGAGAAGCCGGACAACTCTGGCAATTTCCTGCTGGTTCTTCATATGGGCTTCCATCCGGATCGACTCCAGCGCATTAAATAGAAAATGGGGGTTGATTTGGCTCGCCAGCATTTTGAAGCGGATATCATTCTGCTTCTGCTGCAGCAGGCTGTTCTGCTCATTGGATACCTGCACCTCAAGCATCAGATCATGGATGCTGCGCACCATGGAGTTGAACTGCCGCGCGAGCAGCGCAATCTCATCCTTGCCGTCGATTTGCAGCGCTGTGTCAAAATCCCCGGTACCCACCCGGTTGATATGCTTGCTGAGATGCAGCAGACGCCGGGAGAAAAGCGAAGAAAAGCTGAAAATCAGCAGGAAAGCCAATACTACGCTGATTGTGATGACCGAAAGCGCCAGCCTGATGATCCGGTTGGGTTCTTTGACAATGCTATCTATGGAAAAGACTGAGATGACCCGCAATGCATTGCGGCTGGACTGCGGACTCAGCTCATCAATAACAATTTGGGACGGCTCCCCATCCACTACCGCCTCATAGCTTCCGCTTCCCTGCCCCAGCAGTTTGGTATCAAACGAAATATCGGCCAATGTTTTGCCTTCCCGTTCTTTCCGGTTCGAGGCAATAATATTGTTCTGGTCATCCACAATCATGGTATCAAAGGATTCCTGGTTCAAAATCGACGTCAGCTTGTTGCTGTTGACATTGATGACCAGCACTCCGGTCTTGCTGGACCCCTCCAGCTCTATTTTGCGGACAAGGCTTAAATACTTGTTGTGATCCCGCTCGTCTTCAATATATTCCCAACCGATCATCCCCTCATACCGCTGTGCGCGCTGATACCACTCACTCTCTTTAATCGCAGGCGAAGGGTTAATCAGTTCCCAGTTATTAAGCAGTGATGAGTTATCTGTATATAGACGAATATTGCTGATCTCTGTATATAGCCGTAGGTATTCCCTCACATCTGTATATTCCTGATAAGCCTTCACCACTTCATAAATACTCTCATATTTGCGGATAGCCAGCCTTTTCAGCCGGGTATCGTTGTTCAACCGGTAGGAAATATCCTGGGAGACACCAATAACTTCTTCCGTTCTTTTGCGGACCCGGTCTACATTAATGGAAGCTTGCTCCAAGGCATTGTCAAAGGCCATCGTCCTCATCTCAAAAGTCAGATACCCCCCTACCAGCAGCACGGGCAGCAAGGTCACCCCCAAAAAGGCAAGAAGCAGCTTATTACGGATTTTTATATCATTCATTAATTTGACGAACCAGTGAAACATAGCTTACGCCTCCCCTGACCCTCTTTTTCCCGGTAAGGCTGCTCCCTTGAGATACACATGCCTTACAGAAGATTGATGAACACGGTAACAAAAAGCCCTCCGCGAGTAGCGAAAGGCTCTTGGGGATGAAGTGAAACAGCCATTACAGCATGCGTGAAACTACTTCCGGTAAGCCGCCAGTTTGTCGTTAAGTTCACGGGTTTGGCCGTATACTTGCTGATAGAGATGAAACAATCCGTCATAGACTTCAGCCTGCTGGGCATTGGGTTTGTACACTTCTGCAGGACGGATGAAGGCTTCTGCGCATTCACTCAGGGATGCAAACCAGCCGCTGCCGTAAGCTGCCAGCATGGCCGCCCCCATAGCCGGTCCCTGCTCGCTCTCCAGCTTGATGACCGAGGCATTGAAAATATCCGCCTGCATCTGCAGCCAGGCTTCATTTTTGGCTCCGCCGCCGATGGCTACAACCTCGGTAATCTCCTTGCCGGAATCACGCACGATATCAATAGATTCACGCAGCGAGAAGGTAATCCCCTCCAGCACCGCACGGGTGAAGTGATTCAGCGTATGGCCGGCATCCATGCCGATGAAGCTGCCGCGGATATTCGGGTCCGGATGCGGAGTGCGTTCGCCGACGATATACGGCGTGAACAGCAGGCCGCCGCTGCCGGCCGGAATGGAGTCCACACCTTGAAGCAGCGCATCAAAGCTTTTATCCCCGGCAAAGGTTTCCTTGAACCAGGTAAGGCTGTAACCGGCAGCCAACGTAACGCCCATAATGTAATATGCATCCTTCTCTCCGTGGTTAAAGAAATGCACTTTGCCTTCAAGGTTCAGGTCCTTATTGCTCTCATACGACAGCACCACACCGGAGGTGCCGATGCTGCACATGGTCCGGCCTTCGCCAAGAATGCCGGCACCAAGTGCGCCGCAGGCGTTGTCTGCGCCGCCGGCGAACACTTTGGTGGCAGGCAGCAACCCGGAGGCTTCGGCAATCTCAGGCAGCAGCGTGCCGGTCAGATCAAAGCATTCCACAAGCTTCGGACAGAGTGTGACCGGCAAACCGAAGGCCTCAGCGATTTCGGCGCTCCAGGTTTTGGCGCCTACATCCAGCAGCAGCGTGCCTGCGGCATCAGAATAATCCATGGCGTAATCACCCGTCAGACGGTAACGCACATAATCCTTCGGCAGCAGGAACAGCTCAGCCTGTGCCAGCACCTCAGGCTCATTCTCCTGCACCCAGAGAATCTTAGGCAGCGTGAAGCCTTCCAGTGCACGGTTTCTGGCAATTTCGATCAGCTTGGTGCCAAGTACCTTCTCGATCTTCCGGCACTGCGCCGTAGTCCGGGTATCGTTCCAGAGAATGGCCGGACGCAGCGATTTGCCTTGGCGGTCCACCAGCACCAGCCCGTGCATCTGTCCGGAGAAGCTGATGCCGTCTACCTGCGCAGGGTCTATGCCTGATACTTCGATCAGACGGCGCAGGCTGACCAGCGTGCCCTCTACCCAATCCTCAGGATTCTGCTCGCTCCAGTTCGGCTGCGGGCGGCTTAAGGGATACGATTCGGAATGTTCAAAGGCCACCTTTCCCTGCGGATCTACCAATACTGTCTTTACCGCACTGGTACCAAGATCGACGCCGATTACATATTTCATAGTTATCCTCCTAAAAGTTTTGCGAGCTTCTGCTTCCTGGAATTACTCCAAGCAAAACTCGCTTCGTAAGCATCCACTTAGTTATATGAAGCATTACCTGTCTCTTCACCAAAAAAGGGGCTGCCGAAGAATGCTCTCTTCAGCAACCCCCGTTGCGTTAGTCGTTCAGGCCTTAAGCTAACTCCCGCTCTTATTGTTCAGCAAGGATGTATTGGTTCAGTGTAGCTCTCAGCAGTTCTTGACGTCCGGACTCATTCTTGCGCGGATTCTCATTGTTCAGCGCGTAATCAGCAAGCGAAGCCAGAGTGGCTTTGCCGGATACGATGTCAGCGCCAACGCCTTCGGTGAAGCTGCTGTAGCGTTTGTCGATGAAGTTTTCAAATACGCGGTCTTCAAGCAGCTTGGCAGCCACTTTCAGGCCTTTGGCATAAATGTCCATACCGGAGATGTGGGCCAGGAACAGATCCTCAGGCTCAAAGGAAGGACGGCGTACCTTGGAGTCAAAGTTGATTCCGCCTTTACCCAGTCCATCGTTCTTCAGTACTTCATACAGCGTCAGAGTAGCATCATAAATGCTTGCAGGGAATTCATCGGTATCCCAGCCGAGCAATGGATCGCCCTGGTTGGCGTCAAGGGAGCCGAGCATGCCGTTGATGCGGGCTACGCGCAGCTCATGCTCGAATGTATGGCCGGCAAGTGTAGCATGGTTGGCTTCAAGGTTCAGCTTGAAGTGTTTGTCGAGATTATACTTCTGCAGGAACGCAATCGTTGTTGCTGCATCGAAATCATATTGGTGTTTGGTAGGCTCTTTTGGTTTAGGCTCGATCAGGAATTGGCCGTCGAAGCCGATTTCCTTAGCGTAATCAACAGCCATGCTGAACAGCCGGGCAATATTGTCCTGTTCAAGACTCATATCTGTATTCAGGAGAGTTTCGTAGCCTTCACGGCCGCCCCAGAATACATAGTTGTCTGCACCCAGGCGTTTACCCACTTCCAGGCCTTTCTTCACTTGTGCAGCAGCGTGTGCATATACATCAGCATTGCAGGTGGAGCCTGCACCGTGCATGTAGCGCGGGTTGGTGAACATGTTGGCAGTGTTCCACAGCAATTTTTTACCGGATGCCTTCATGCCTTGTTCAAGAATATCTACGATAGTATCGATGTTGCTGTAGAATTCACGCAAAGATGCGCCTTCAGGAGCAATGTCCACATCATGGAAGCAGTAGTAATGAAGGTTCATCTTTTCCATAAATTCAAAAGCTGCTTCCGCACGGGCCTTCGCTTTGTCCAAAGTGTTCAGCTTATCCCAAGCACGGACTGCAGTTTCTGCGCCAAACGGATCGGAACCGCCAGCGGTTAGTGTATGCCAATAAGCCATTGCAAACTTCAGGTGCTCTTCCATGGTTTTGCC
This genomic window contains:
- a CDS encoding sensor histidine kinase, which produces MFHWFVKLMNDIKIRNKLLLAFLGVTLLPVLLVGGYLTFEMRTMAFDNALEQASINVDRVRKRTEEVIGVSQDISYRLNNDTRLKRLAIRKYESIYEVVKAYQEYTDVREYLRLYTEISNIRLYTDNSSLLNNWELINPSPAIKESEWYQRAQRYEGMIGWEYIEDERDHNKYLSLVRKIELEGSSKTGVLVINVNSNKLTSILNQESFDTMIVDDQNNIIASNRKEREGKTLADISFDTKLLGQGSGSYEAVVDGEPSQIVIDELSPQSSRNALRVISVFSIDSIVKEPNRIIRLALSVITISVVLAFLLIFSFSSLFSRRLLHLSKHINRVGTGDFDTALQIDGKDEIALLARQFNSMVRSIHDLMLEVQVSNEQNSLLQQKQNDIRFKMLASQINPHFLFNALESIRMEAHMKNQQEIARVVRLLGQMMRSSLEVGRSKVTLKQELDMVRCYLEIQQFRYEERLKYHFIVDPAVESLSMPPLIIQPLVENAVIHGLDNTLEGAVVTVVIRYEQDHALFTITDNGAGITQDRLEQIRITLETQEEQEGARIGLRNVHDRLKLSYGEKYGLTIESHPNEGTRISFRIPMEVSK
- a CDS encoding ABC transporter permease, encoding MRNKKPASGGRFWRNFKNQKYLWMMSIPFVIWAFVFSYLPLWGWTMAFQKYKPARGFFEQEWVGFDHFKTLFSDSQFLLALRNTLAMSGMGLVAGFIFPITFAILLNEVRLGIFKRFAQTVSYLPHFVSWVVAAGIVTKMLSGENGLVNDILLGIGLIDTPIQFMAQGHLFWGIVTLSDVWKETGWNAIIYLAAIAGIGPELYEAARVDGASRLRQVWHITLPGIRPTIIVLLIMSIGNLLNIGFEKQFLLQNNLVTDYSQVLDLYSLKYGLGMARYSYGTAINIFNSVISVILLFTINGIFKRTTKESLL
- the xylA gene encoding xylose isomerase produces the protein MAYFESVGKISYEGSRSTNPYAFKFYNPKEIVAGKTMEEHLKFAMAYWHTLTAGGSDPFGAETAVRAWDKLNTLDKAKARAEAAFEFMEKMNLHYYCFHDVDIAPEGASLREFYSNIDTIVDILEQGMKASGKKLLWNTANMFTNPRYMHGAGSTCNADVYAHAAAQVKKGLEVGKRLGADNYVFWGGREGYETLLNTDMSLEQDNIARLFSMAVDYAKEIGFDGQFLIEPKPKEPTKHQYDFDAATTIAFLQKYNLDKHFKLNLEANHATLAGHTFEHELRVARINGMLGSLDANQGDPLLGWDTDEFPASIYDATLTLYEVLKNDGLGKGGINFDSKVRRPSFEPEDLFLAHISGMDIYAKGLKVAAKLLEDRVFENFIDKRYSSFTEGVGADIVSGKATLASLADYALNNENPRKNESGRQELLRATLNQYILAEQ
- the xylB gene encoding xylulokinase, translating into MKYVIGVDLGTSAVKTVLVDPQGKVAFEHSESYPLSRPQPNWSEQNPEDWVEGTLVSLRRLIEVSGIDPAQVDGISFSGQMHGLVLVDRQGKSLRPAILWNDTRTTAQCRKIEKVLGTKLIEIARNRALEGFTLPKILWVQENEPEVLAQAELFLLPKDYVRYRLTGDYAMDYSDAAGTLLLDVGAKTWSAEIAEAFGLPVTLCPKLVECFDLTGTLLPEIAEASGLLPATKVFAGGADNACGALGAGILGEGRTMCSIGTSGVVLSYESNKDLNLEGKVHFFNHGEKDAYYIMGVTLAAGYSLTWFKETFAGDKSFDALLQGVDSIPAGSGGLLFTPYIVGERTPHPDPNIRGSFIGMDAGHTLNHFTRAVLEGITFSLRESIDIVRDSGKEITEVVAIGGGAKNEAWLQMQADIFNASVIKLESEQGPAMGAAMLAAYGSGWFASLSECAEAFIRPAEVYKPNAQQAEVYDGLFHLYQQVYGQTRELNDKLAAYRK
- a CDS encoding response regulator transcription factor: MMIKVLIVDDEPKLREGLRALIPWEQLGFTVVATAANGLQALEKYHIHYPELIVVDIRMPGMDGLELIGELRNEGSTSHVLILSGHADFDYAKRAIGYRIDGYLLKPVDEEEMISLLEELRETIDREDRFSRWNEEEPTRNRESLLRALLQPPAEESGEDDPGKQAAALGLAPGRVEVVLIELLAPAHATEDEERKAIAAVEQHFAGSEDRLLFVLPPYIGLLLKEPLQDGMCREHLMEELAGLICPCGFNFAAAAGGAVPRPEEAAESFNAARDLLRRAFFYRKGVMITADSSGLLFTGSGEADPEQVTDAESRLLLAVETGSRTAIEPLVQAINAELIAAGGGEQQIKDTFVRILSTVLARLEPVYPEIRNNTAKRFPPIGELYQSRYLEDLQEQSVAFLAEIAGQMTSGVKGNEIKKITELIQRRYNENLKLETLSELFSYNSAYLGKMFKNTTGEYFNTYLDKVRIEKAKEFLAQGMKVYEVAEKVGYMNSDYFNAKFRKYVGTSPSSFRKNN